The following are encoded in a window of Candidatus Tiamatella incendiivivens genomic DNA:
- a CDS encoding DUF5615 family PIN-like protein, with protein MSYRFLLDENVPRSVFKYLESNGYDVEYVPSDADDRIVVGIARRKDLILVTRDSDFADEIRYPPGSHPGIIVLRIHPAKPETMIERLAYTLDNIRDFHGKTTIIYNDRIESIK; from the coding sequence TTCCTGCTTGACGAGAACGTTCCCCGCAGTGTATTCAAGTACTTGGAATCCAACGGGTATGACGTTGAATACGTTCCAAGCGATGCCGACGACAGGATCGTGGTAGGAATCGCGAGAAGGAAGGACTTAATACTAGTCACAAGAGACAGTGATTTCGCAGACGAGATACGCTACCCTCCCGGGTCTCATCCTGGAATAATAGTACTTAGAATCCACCCAGCCAAACCTGAAACAATGATAGAACGCTTGGCATATACACTGGATAATATTCGCGATTTCCATGGGAAAACAACGATAATTTATAACGATAGAATTGAATCAATAAAATAA